A DNA window from Aminivibrio sp. contains the following coding sequences:
- a CDS encoding Ig-like domain-containing alpha-2-macroglobulin family protein, producing MRRLVLVFMALFFLAGGTGLSEGAPADEFSVLSFSPSGTVKGRPPVKIVFSQPAVPKNLIGKTLPADRHPVVFSPSIRGEGKWTDAKTFVFTPLANLPSATLFRATLRDDLRDTSGRRLVGRQSWEFSTESLKLLRVQQVDFTENGNAVLELTFNLPVSPFRLRGYLVLVNDKNQAVEYFFSGNAPSSRIQVFTGPFSERKLHVILAAGMTSDAGPLGIEKDVRQEVMVTRKMEIRGAYASSNYPEQSGITINTSIGADMASAARFVELSPKVPFTVEPEYNGFTILGDFKPRQRFEVTLKKGLPSRDGPKLEADYTKAVIFPDMYPVLLFPAAGTFLSPAGDLRVPIETVNIEEISLSLWRVYENNIPLAMTMQGYSVPRDLTRRIVTKNARPEGALNTPVRRAIDLRELAGESKGVFLLTASDVSGEYWGEAEQLVAVTDLGITARVASAGITVWVNTILGMKPVDNASVKVYSKSNQLIASGSTDGVGIWSWSGKDPWDPQLVPAIVTVEKGDDLSFLKLDTNLLADGGFDTGGRSWSTGYDAMVFTPRGVFRPGERVDFSTIVRDARRMPPDPFPVLYVVRSSLGREVARGTALLSPEGMASFHAALAPGSPTGNYSAEVSLPGDEKNPLGRTSFFVEDFVAPRLEVKAASETKYLLPGETAGVEIVSSYLFGASAAALPFEAEVRASSAPFRPEGWEAFSFGDTEKKFEPFAEFVGNGTLDETGKGRVSFEAPEGWSPPASVNLLFLLRVMEESGRWVSTSLSIPFHPYPVYLGIEKPSGDAVPGKETSVRLAAVTPEGAPANLERVVGTLFLVQRHYNLVRMDNQTRMQVQTELIPQSKGTVVLKDGIGIFSFTPKSWGEYVVHFSDETSGSTASTRMYAWAPYGTAETAGSSLIDRVLIRTDKEKYAPGETASVSFRSPFAGNLLVTVDTDRELFRKVIPFDKGEITLDIPLSDEMIPNAYITAWVIRPVKEGETWGSHRALGTLPVPVERPEKKLSVFLQAPDRVLPGEKVKVTGTLEDGAGIPRKGEVSLFFVDEGILSLTGFATPDPWKHFMAKRALGLSVHDMYDLLLPLESRETPLLKPGGGAGEDAVAALRAGLSPLSARSFLLLSVFAGNITTDDRGAFEAELDLPEFSGKGRLMAVAASGDAFGMAETRIVMAREITAELSLPRAVSPGDNFFAPLKIFSGASGERRATVKIAAEGPLSVNGKREFIADLKKDGDEALFTARFTAGPEAGMASLSVVTEWEGGTFTQELDLPVRPAFPRIALSGSGVVMGGESGEIAIPRAWFSGTEEGRLVLSDLPELDLLGPSVFLMTYPYGCLEQTVSGAWPLLVLPELAADIDPALVNRDELDAALALRIRQIGAMQLYHGAFASWPGSSSAYPWGSVYTAHFLVEAQKSGIPVPEDLVGGALSYVRALLPLMPDDESEWRMRENMTLKAYASYVLALAGEPPLGWMAHISEHKNLLRESGTVFLAGAYALSSKTSEPLKDLGTSAPSLREGDISTLESVSRTDALKLLMWTEVDPLSAPAAELAGKLISEARKKAWGTTQDNAMSVLALGRWIERTKEAGKPFTAVLRDQSGARVASFSDGKRMSLLLNDLPEGPLSLELTGDGTAYYAWAAAGVPEKAPVPGSRGVTVSRTWTDRKGTPLPKGTPVERGDSIEVTLTITPSAPLRDLVVIDMLPGGMEIENLRLSGGAELPPSPNRTYGVRAEMRDDRMLLFIDYLDKPLQYRYLVRAVSRGTFTLPPLAAEGMYAPDTGAVTAAGTVEIR from the coding sequence ATGAGAAGACTGGTCCTGGTGTTCATGGCGCTGTTTTTTCTCGCGGGGGGAACCGGACTCTCCGAAGGAGCTCCGGCGGACGAGTTCTCTGTCCTTTCGTTCTCCCCTTCGGGGACGGTCAAGGGGAGACCCCCCGTCAAGATCGTGTTTTCCCAGCCGGCGGTCCCGAAAAACCTGATCGGCAAGACCCTCCCGGCGGACCGGCATCCAGTGGTTTTTTCCCCTTCCATTCGGGGAGAAGGGAAATGGACCGATGCCAAAACCTTCGTCTTCACTCCCCTGGCAAACCTTCCTTCCGCCACGCTCTTCCGGGCCACCCTCAGGGATGATCTCAGGGACACGTCGGGACGCAGGCTCGTCGGCAGGCAGAGCTGGGAATTCTCCACAGAATCCCTCAAGCTTTTACGGGTCCAGCAGGTGGACTTCACCGAAAACGGCAACGCCGTTCTCGAACTGACCTTCAACCTTCCCGTATCGCCCTTCAGGCTCCGGGGATACCTTGTTCTGGTCAACGACAAAAATCAGGCTGTGGAGTATTTTTTCTCCGGCAACGCCCCGTCATCCCGCATCCAGGTCTTCACCGGCCCCTTCAGCGAGCGGAAACTCCACGTGATCCTGGCCGCCGGAATGACCAGCGATGCCGGCCCCCTCGGAATAGAGAAGGATGTCCGGCAGGAAGTCATGGTCACCCGGAAGATGGAAATACGGGGAGCCTACGCTTCCAGCAACTATCCCGAACAGAGCGGCATCACCATCAACACCTCCATCGGTGCGGACATGGCCTCGGCGGCCCGGTTCGTGGAGCTTTCCCCGAAGGTCCCCTTCACAGTGGAACCGGAATACAACGGCTTCACCATCCTGGGAGACTTCAAGCCCAGACAGCGCTTCGAAGTGACCCTGAAAAAGGGGCTTCCTTCCAGGGACGGCCCGAAACTCGAAGCCGACTACACGAAGGCGGTCATCTTCCCCGACATGTACCCGGTGCTTCTCTTCCCCGCCGCCGGCACCTTTCTCTCTCCCGCCGGCGACCTGAGAGTCCCCATAGAAACGGTGAATATCGAGGAAATCAGCCTGAGCCTCTGGAGGGTGTACGAGAACAACATCCCCCTGGCCATGACCATGCAGGGGTATTCCGTTCCCCGGGACCTCACGAGGAGAATCGTCACGAAGAATGCCCGGCCTGAAGGAGCGCTGAACACGCCCGTCCGCAGGGCCATCGACCTGAGGGAGCTCGCCGGTGAATCCAAGGGTGTCTTCCTTCTCACAGCTTCAGACGTCTCCGGCGAATACTGGGGCGAGGCAGAACAGCTCGTGGCCGTGACCGACCTCGGCATCACGGCGAGGGTCGCCTCGGCGGGAATCACCGTCTGGGTGAACACCATTCTCGGAATGAAGCCCGTGGACAATGCTTCCGTCAAGGTGTATTCAAAGAGCAACCAGCTGATCGCCTCCGGGTCCACCGACGGTGTCGGCATCTGGTCCTGGAGCGGGAAGGACCCCTGGGATCCCCAGCTCGTCCCCGCCATCGTCACCGTGGAAAAGGGGGACGACCTCTCCTTCCTGAAGCTGGATACCAACCTCCTCGCCGACGGTGGGTTCGACACCGGCGGCCGGTCCTGGAGCACCGGGTACGACGCCATGGTATTCACTCCGAGAGGAGTCTTCCGGCCCGGAGAACGGGTGGATTTTTCAACCATCGTCCGGGATGCCCGCAGGATGCCTCCCGACCCCTTCCCCGTACTCTACGTGGTACGCTCGTCCCTCGGGCGGGAAGTCGCCCGGGGAACGGCTCTGCTTTCCCCCGAGGGAATGGCCTCCTTCCATGCGGCCCTGGCCCCGGGATCGCCCACAGGGAACTATAGCGCGGAAGTGTCCCTTCCCGGCGACGAAAAGAACCCCCTCGGCCGCACATCGTTTTTCGTGGAAGATTTCGTCGCTCCCCGCCTCGAGGTGAAGGCAGCGTCCGAAACGAAATACCTTCTCCCGGGAGAGACAGCGGGCGTGGAAATCGTATCCTCCTATCTCTTCGGCGCATCGGCGGCGGCCCTTCCTTTCGAAGCGGAAGTCCGGGCCTCGTCCGCACCCTTCCGGCCAGAAGGATGGGAAGCCTTCTCCTTCGGCGACACGGAGAAGAAGTTCGAACCCTTCGCCGAGTTCGTCGGTAACGGAACCCTCGACGAGACGGGAAAGGGAAGGGTGTCCTTCGAGGCTCCGGAAGGCTGGTCGCCTCCGGCCTCGGTGAACCTCCTCTTCCTCCTGAGGGTCATGGAGGAAAGCGGCCGGTGGGTCTCCACCTCCCTTTCCATTCCCTTCCACCCCTACCCTGTCTACCTCGGCATCGAAAAACCTTCCGGAGACGCAGTTCCCGGCAAGGAGACATCCGTCAGGTTGGCGGCGGTAACCCCGGAGGGAGCCCCCGCCAACCTCGAGAGAGTGGTGGGAACCCTCTTCCTCGTGCAGCGCCATTACAACCTGGTGAGGATGGACAACCAGACCAGGATGCAGGTCCAGACAGAACTTATCCCCCAGTCGAAAGGAACGGTCGTCCTGAAGGATGGTATAGGCATCTTCTCCTTCACCCCGAAAAGCTGGGGAGAGTACGTGGTCCATTTTTCGGACGAGACCTCCGGAAGCACGGCTTCCACCCGGATGTACGCCTGGGCTCCCTACGGAACGGCTGAGACGGCGGGCTCTTCCCTTATCGACAGGGTCCTCATCAGGACCGACAAGGAAAAGTACGCTCCCGGTGAAACGGCCTCCGTCTCCTTCCGGAGCCCCTTCGCAGGCAACCTCCTCGTGACGGTGGACACCGACAGGGAGCTTTTCCGGAAGGTCATCCCCTTCGACAAGGGGGAGATCACCCTTGACATCCCCCTGTCAGACGAGATGATACCCAACGCTTACATCACCGCGTGGGTCATCCGGCCCGTCAAGGAGGGCGAAACGTGGGGCAGCCACAGGGCACTGGGAACCCTCCCCGTTCCCGTGGAGCGGCCGGAGAAAAAGCTCTCCGTCTTTCTTCAGGCTCCGGACCGCGTCCTTCCTGGCGAAAAGGTGAAGGTCACCGGAACTCTGGAGGACGGGGCCGGCATCCCGAGAAAAGGCGAAGTCTCCCTGTTCTTCGTGGACGAGGGTATCCTCTCCCTCACCGGCTTCGCCACCCCCGATCCCTGGAAACACTTCATGGCCAAGCGGGCTCTCGGCCTTTCGGTCCATGACATGTACGACCTGCTCCTTCCCCTGGAATCCAGGGAAACGCCTCTCCTGAAGCCCGGCGGAGGCGCGGGGGAAGATGCCGTGGCCGCCCTCAGGGCCGGTCTGTCGCCCCTTTCAGCCCGGTCGTTCCTGCTCCTGTCCGTTTTCGCCGGTAACATCACCACCGACGACCGGGGCGCTTTCGAAGCGGAGCTTGATCTGCCCGAGTTCAGCGGCAAGGGCCGGCTCATGGCCGTGGCCGCATCCGGAGACGCTTTCGGCATGGCGGAGACCCGCATCGTCATGGCGCGGGAGATCACCGCGGAACTGTCCCTGCCGAGAGCAGTCTCGCCCGGCGACAACTTCTTCGCGCCCCTGAAGATCTTTTCAGGGGCTTCCGGAGAACGGAGAGCCACGGTGAAGATCGCCGCGGAAGGTCCTCTCTCCGTCAACGGCAAAAGGGAGTTCATCGCCGATCTGAAAAAGGACGGGGATGAAGCCCTCTTCACCGCCCGGTTCACCGCGGGGCCCGAGGCGGGAATGGCCTCTCTCTCGGTGGTCACCGAGTGGGAGGGAGGCACCTTCACCCAGGAGCTCGATCTCCCCGTACGCCCCGCTTTCCCGAGGATCGCCCTTTCCGGGTCGGGAGTCGTCATGGGAGGCGAGAGCGGAGAGATCGCCATCCCCAGGGCATGGTTCAGCGGAACGGAGGAAGGGCGCCTGGTCCTTTCCGACCTCCCGGAGCTGGATCTCCTGGGCCCCTCCGTATTCCTCATGACCTATCCCTACGGATGCCTGGAACAGACCGTTTCCGGTGCATGGCCCCTTCTCGTCCTACCGGAACTGGCCGCCGACATCGATCCCGCCCTGGTGAACAGGGACGAACTTGACGCCGCCCTGGCTCTCAGAATACGGCAGATCGGCGCCATGCAGCTCTACCACGGCGCCTTCGCCTCATGGCCGGGAAGCTCCTCGGCCTACCCATGGGGATCCGTCTACACTGCCCACTTCCTCGTGGAGGCGCAAAAGAGCGGAATTCCGGTCCCTGAAGACCTTGTCGGCGGGGCCCTCTCCTACGTCAGGGCCCTTCTGCCCCTGATGCCGGACGATGAAAGCGAATGGCGAATGAGGGAAAACATGACGCTGAAGGCCTATGCTTCCTATGTCCTTGCCCTTGCGGGAGAACCTCCCCTTGGGTGGATGGCCCACATCAGCGAACACAAAAACCTGCTCAGGGAATCGGGGACGGTGTTCCTCGCCGGCGCCTACGCTCTCTCGTCGAAAACATCCGAACCTTTGAAGGATCTGGGAACTTCGGCACCCTCCCTCCGGGAGGGGGACATCTCCACCCTGGAATCGGTCTCCAGGACCGATGCCCTGAAACTGCTCATGTGGACGGAGGTGGATCCCCTGTCCGCCCCCGCGGCCGAACTTGCCGGAAAGCTCATCAGCGAGGCGAGAAAAAAAGCGTGGGGCACCACCCAGGACAACGCCATGAGCGTCCTCGCCCTGGGGCGGTGGATCGAGCGGACGAAGGAAGCCGGGAAACCCTTCACGGCGGTCCTCAGGGATCAGTCGGGAGCCCGGGTCGCCTCTTTCTCCGACGGGAAGAGGATGTCCCTCCTCCTGAATGATCTCCCCGAAGGACCGCTCTCCCTCGAACTGACGGGAGATGGAACCGCCTATTACGCCTGGGCCGCCGCCGGAGTGCCGGAAAAGGCTCCGGTTCCCGGCTCGCGGGGAGTCACTGTGAGCCGGACATGGACTGACAGGAAAGGAACCCCCCTTCCCAAGGGAACCCCGGTGGAGCGGGGCGACAGCATCGAGGTCACCCTTACCATCACCCCGTCGGCTCCCCTGAGGGATCTTGTGGTCATCGACATGCTCCCGGGAGGGATGGAGATAGAGAACCTGCGCCTTTCCGGAGGAGCGGAACTGCCGCCGTCCCCGAACAGGACCTACGGTGTCAGGGCGGAGATGCGGGACGACCGGATGCTTCTCTTCATCGACTATCTGGACAAGCCCCTCCAGTACAGGTACCTCGTCAGAGCCGTCAGCAGGGGGACCTTCACCCTTCCGCCCCTGGCTGCGGAGGGAATGTACGCTCCCGACACCGGTGCAGTGACCGCCGCCGGTACGGTGGAAATCCGCTGA
- the pbpC gene encoding penicillin-binding protein 1C, with translation MRGSFRLLLRAIVLTVVLAGGAFFFLASLPYSEDTITRWPTSPVLLDGKGGVFAVFLSGDSEWSIPVPLDTMGKWLPLVAVEVEDRRFREHSGIDWTALLRATIQNARARRVVSGASTITSQLVRLSEPRQRTVKTKILEFTAAVKTERHFSKDRILELYLNRAPFGGNIRGVEAAARIYFSKSAAEVSLAEAALLVGMLRGPSVYRPDRNPEAAIGRRNAILTSLADRGVITQDQLTHALAEKLLPSKGNLPAKAWHFALAALGDRKEGGTIRTTLDSSVQALLERTLASALSSMPPEVTAAGIIMDNDTGDILAYLGNGRLGSGLPGSWVDCAGSPRSPGSALKPFAYLAAFDRGILTPSSLLADTPLAFSGQAPRNFDLTYRGPVTARTALADSLNVPAVRVLRAAGPELVLDLLRNAGFRSLVHPTGHYGDSLILGGCEVTLLQMAEAYGVLATLGIRRQPRFLAGEGLPERRILPEAAPFLVADILKDTGRLLPVHGRRIESRRDWFAFKTGTSYGYRDAWTAAYNPRHTVVVWMGDPSGGSHPELVGLSAAAPAIVEILRALPATDWYEPPPGVESRTVCTLSGAPPSPVCPSTRTEYAIAGISSTTPCTLHVIRNGSPAERWPAELEEFALRRSLEFETGRTVSIVSPLPGSRYFLTPLGGEQKTALKAEGAVPPVYWFVGGTFAGRQEGSIPLFWRLRKGRHTVSLVDSRGRTASSWVIVEAIEKGPEQRPGPSPLLLTPVD, from the coding sequence ATGAGAGGCTCCTTCCGCCTCCTCCTTCGGGCCATCGTACTGACGGTGGTTCTGGCGGGAGGAGCCTTTTTCTTCCTGGCATCCCTTCCCTATTCGGAGGACACAATAACCCGGTGGCCGACCTCGCCCGTGCTGCTCGATGGAAAGGGCGGAGTCTTCGCCGTTTTTCTCTCCGGGGATTCGGAATGGTCCATCCCTGTTCCCCTCGACACCATGGGGAAATGGCTGCCCCTCGTGGCCGTGGAGGTGGAGGACCGCCGCTTCCGGGAACACAGCGGAATAGACTGGACCGCCCTGCTCCGGGCTACCATTCAGAATGCCCGGGCCCGCCGGGTGGTCTCCGGCGCTTCCACCATCACCAGCCAGCTCGTGCGCCTTTCAGAACCCCGGCAGAGGACCGTGAAAACGAAAATTCTCGAGTTCACCGCCGCGGTGAAGACAGAACGGCATTTTTCCAAGGACCGCATTCTCGAACTGTACCTGAACCGGGCTCCCTTCGGCGGCAACATCCGAGGGGTGGAGGCGGCGGCCAGGATCTATTTTTCCAAATCCGCCGCGGAAGTCTCCCTCGCCGAGGCCGCCCTGCTCGTGGGCATGCTCAGGGGCCCCTCAGTCTACAGGCCGGATCGCAATCCGGAAGCGGCCATCGGACGCAGGAACGCTATCCTCACTTCCCTTGCCGACAGGGGGGTGATCACTCAGGACCAGCTCACCCACGCCCTGGCGGAAAAGCTGCTTCCGTCGAAAGGGAATCTCCCGGCGAAGGCGTGGCATTTTGCCCTTGCCGCCCTGGGGGATAGGAAGGAGGGCGGAACGATCCGGACCACCCTGGATTCTTCGGTGCAGGCCCTCCTGGAGAGAACCCTCGCCTCCGCCCTTTCTTCCATGCCGCCTGAAGTGACCGCGGCCGGCATCATCATGGACAACGACACGGGGGACATCCTTGCCTACTTGGGAAACGGAAGGCTTGGGAGCGGTCTGCCGGGAAGCTGGGTCGACTGCGCCGGGAGCCCCAGGTCCCCGGGATCGGCCCTGAAACCCTTCGCTTATCTCGCCGCCTTCGACCGGGGTATTCTCACCCCGTCAAGCCTCCTGGCGGACACTCCCCTCGCCTTCTCCGGCCAGGCCCCGAGAAATTTCGACCTGACCTACCGGGGCCCCGTCACGGCACGGACCGCCCTGGCCGATTCACTCAACGTCCCCGCTGTGAGGGTGCTCCGGGCGGCGGGGCCTGAACTGGTGCTCGACCTGCTGCGGAACGCCGGTTTCCGCTCCCTGGTCCACCCCACCGGCCATTACGGAGACTCCCTCATCCTCGGCGGGTGCGAAGTCACTCTCCTCCAGATGGCGGAGGCCTATGGTGTCCTCGCCACCCTCGGCATACGCCGGCAGCCCCGCTTTCTGGCCGGAGAAGGTCTCCCCGAGAGAAGAATCCTTCCGGAGGCAGCTCCCTTTCTCGTGGCAGACATCCTGAAGGACACTGGGCGGCTGCTCCCCGTCCACGGCAGGCGAATAGAGAGCCGGAGGGACTGGTTCGCCTTCAAGACGGGCACATCCTACGGGTACCGGGATGCCTGGACGGCGGCCTACAATCCCCGGCACACGGTGGTGGTCTGGATGGGCGACCCGTCGGGGGGATCCCACCCTGAACTCGTGGGGCTCTCCGCCGCGGCGCCGGCCATCGTCGAGATTCTCAGGGCCCTTCCCGCAACAGATTGGTACGAACCGCCCCCCGGAGTGGAATCCCGCACCGTCTGCACCCTGTCCGGGGCCCCTCCGTCTCCCGTTTGCCCCTCAACCCGGACTGAATACGCCATTGCCGGCATTTCGTCCACCACACCGTGCACCCTGCACGTAATCCGGAACGGCTCACCGGCGGAGCGCTGGCCGGCGGAACTCGAGGAGTTTGCTCTTCGCCGCTCGCTGGAATTCGAAACGGGAAGGACCGTATCCATCGTCTCCCCTCTTCCGGGGTCCCGCTATTTCCTCACTCCCCTCGGAGGGGAGCAGAAAACGGCTTTGAAGGCAGAGGGAGCTGTCCCGCCGGTGTACTGGTTCGTGGGAGGCACCTTCGCAGGCAGGCAGGAAGGAAGCATCCCCCTGTTCTGGAGGCTCAGAAAGGGGCGCCACACCGTATCCCTGGTGGATTCCCGGGGCAGAACGGCATCCTCGTGGGTAATTGTCGAGGCCATTGAAAAAGGGCCGGAGCAGCGCCCCGGCCCTTCACCCCTTCTTCTTACACCCGTGGATTGA
- a CDS encoding DnaJ C-terminal domain-containing protein codes for MAVSYKDYYEILGVSRTASQEEIRKAFRKLAKEYHPDVNRDAGSGEKYREINEAYEVLRDPEKRKKYDTLGANWSSGQDFTPPPGWGGGVHMDFGGDAGGFSDFFRTIFGGFSGGDRSASMEGMFFGGGAGRGGDQEMVLELSLEEVLKGGTKTLSFERAEPGPDGRLRKARKTMKVNLPAGVTDGSRIRLKGQGSGGGDLFLLIRIAPHPRFTVEGYNISTTLKVSPWEAALGASLPVETPSGSVIVKLPGGTQAGKKLRIKGKGLPRRKGALPGDLLVRVEIVIPEKLTDRERELLEALARESRFNPRV; via the coding sequence ATGGCCGTCTCGTACAAGGACTACTACGAAATACTCGGCGTCAGCAGGACGGCTTCCCAGGAGGAAATACGGAAGGCCTTCAGGAAGCTGGCGAAGGAATACCATCCCGATGTCAACAGGGATGCCGGCTCCGGGGAGAAATACAGGGAGATCAACGAAGCCTACGAGGTCCTGAGGGACCCGGAAAAGCGAAAGAAATACGACACCCTGGGCGCAAACTGGAGCTCGGGGCAGGATTTCACTCCTCCTCCGGGATGGGGCGGCGGGGTGCATATGGATTTCGGCGGGGATGCCGGCGGCTTCAGCGATTTTTTCCGCACCATCTTCGGCGGGTTTTCGGGAGGAGACCGTTCCGCCTCCATGGAGGGCATGTTCTTCGGCGGCGGAGCAGGCAGAGGAGGGGACCAGGAGATGGTTCTCGAGCTTTCCCTGGAGGAAGTGCTGAAGGGCGGCACGAAGACGCTCTCCTTCGAAAGGGCCGAGCCCGGGCCGGACGGAAGGCTGCGGAAAGCCAGGAAAACGATGAAAGTAAACCTTCCCGCGGGAGTGACGGACGGATCCAGGATTCGCCTGAAGGGACAGGGCAGCGGAGGCGGGGATCTCTTTCTTCTCATCAGGATAGCTCCCCATCCCCGGTTCACCGTGGAGGGGTACAACATCTCCACCACCCTGAAGGTGTCCCCCTGGGAGGCGGCCCTCGGGGCGAGCCTTCCCGTGGAGACGCCCTCAGGTTCTGTCATCGTGAAGCTTCCCGGCGGTACTCAGGCCGGGAAAAAGCTCCGTATCAAGGGGAAAGGGCTTCCGAGGAGGAAAGGCGCCCTTCCGGGCGACCTTCTCGTCAGGGTGGAGATCGTTATCCCGGAGAAGCTGACGGACAGGGAGCGGGAGCTGCTGGAAGCTCTGGCGAGGGAATCCCGGTTCAATCCACGGGTGTAA
- a CDS encoding XdhC family protein has product MDSVISRRLAGLYEEGQAAVLCMVVEESGSTPRSIGSSMLVFSDGAIEGTVGGGITEHRVIEKAMELLRKGTGSLMYRETLTATEAALEGAACGGSMGVYLEVVGRRRELVIFGGGHVGKAVARLGDMTGFAVTVWDEREEFANPEHIPWGKTLCCSLEELPGRMPRFHGDTYAVIVTRGHALDAEVVKLLEGREAAYMGMIGSRRKIAFVRERLLGQGVSPEFLDGIYQPVGLPIGAETPEEIAVSVLAEIVAVARGADVQALRNAVKVKNGKNQSK; this is encoded by the coding sequence ATGGACAGCGTGATTTCCAGGCGTCTTGCCGGTCTCTACGAAGAAGGACAGGCGGCGGTCCTTTGTATGGTGGTGGAGGAATCGGGTTCCACACCAAGGAGCATCGGATCGTCCATGCTCGTATTTTCCGATGGGGCCATCGAAGGAACCGTCGGCGGAGGCATCACGGAGCACCGGGTGATCGAAAAGGCCATGGAACTCCTGAGAAAAGGCACCGGATCCCTGATGTACAGAGAAACCCTGACCGCCACGGAGGCGGCTCTCGAAGGCGCGGCCTGCGGCGGATCCATGGGGGTCTACCTCGAGGTGGTCGGCCGGCGGAGAGAGCTTGTGATCTTCGGCGGCGGGCACGTAGGAAAGGCCGTCGCCAGGCTCGGAGACATGACCGGGTTTGCCGTTACCGTCTGGGACGAGCGGGAGGAGTTCGCAAACCCTGAACACATTCCCTGGGGAAAAACCCTCTGCTGTTCCCTGGAGGAACTGCCCGGCAGGATGCCCCGGTTTCACGGGGACACCTATGCGGTCATCGTGACCAGGGGCCATGCCCTGGATGCCGAAGTGGTGAAACTCCTTGAGGGCAGGGAGGCGGCCTACATGGGCATGATAGGGTCGCGCCGGAAGATCGCCTTCGTTCGGGAGCGCCTTCTCGGCCAGGGGGTCTCCCCGGAATTCCTGGACGGAATTTACCAGCCCGTGGGACTCCCCATCGGGGCTGAGACCCCCGAGGAGATCGCCGTCTCCGTCCTGGCGGAAATCGTGGCTGTGGCGAGAGGAGCGGATGTGCAGGCCCTTCGGAATGCTGTGAAAGTGAAAAATGGAAAAAATCAGAGCAAATAA
- the mnmA gene encoding tRNA 2-thiouridine(34) synthase MnmA codes for MNIRPSTGFSSPSPSFGPRSVVVLMSGGVDSSVTAWLLKREGWHVVGLTMRIPGQDGPSSRSCCGRDAAAVALSLSIPHYVADLEDEFRESVISPFVESYLAGETPNPCADCNAVLKFGRLWDAVEDAFGPVSLATGHYARVLRSGEGWALARGAYVSKDQSYFLYGIRRKRLPKLFLPLGDRSKEEVRELAREAKIAVAEKKESMEICFAGEGDYRHIIGDRSFRPGLIVDENGVPLGAHDGVSNFTVGQRKGLGIASRQGLYVLGIDGEKNLVVVGPRERAFRRMVRAEDTNVLLPDLLVPGAALFGKTRSRGEPQPLTVLECEGGELLVRFAEPHFAPAPGQRLVVYDKDGRVTGGGVIRRRKEEVEWTA; via the coding sequence ATGAACATACGCCCTTCAACAGGCTTTTCATCCCCTTCGCCGTCCTTCGGCCCCCGGTCGGTGGTGGTTTTGATGAGCGGCGGCGTGGACAGCTCCGTCACGGCGTGGCTCCTGAAAAGGGAGGGATGGCACGTGGTGGGGCTTACCATGAGAATACCAGGTCAGGACGGCCCGTCCTCCCGGTCTTGCTGTGGCCGCGACGCCGCCGCGGTGGCCCTTTCCCTTTCCATTCCCCACTACGTGGCCGACCTTGAGGATGAATTTCGGGAATCGGTCATCTCCCCCTTCGTGGAAAGCTATCTGGCGGGCGAAACCCCCAACCCCTGCGCCGACTGCAACGCCGTCCTGAAGTTCGGACGCCTCTGGGATGCCGTGGAAGACGCCTTCGGTCCCGTCTCTCTCGCCACGGGCCATTACGCCAGGGTTCTCCGTTCCGGGGAGGGATGGGCCCTCGCCAGGGGAGCGTATGTATCGAAAGACCAGAGTTACTTCCTCTACGGAATCAGGAGGAAACGACTTCCGAAACTTTTCCTCCCCCTTGGGGACAGGAGCAAGGAAGAGGTCAGGGAGCTTGCCCGGGAGGCGAAGATTGCCGTGGCGGAAAAAAAGGAAAGCATGGAGATTTGTTTCGCCGGTGAGGGCGACTACCGGCACATAATAGGTGACCGGTCCTTCCGGCCCGGGCTCATCGTGGACGAGAACGGCGTCCCCCTGGGCGCCCACGACGGAGTGTCCAACTTCACCGTAGGGCAGAGAAAGGGACTCGGCATCGCCTCTCGGCAAGGGCTGTACGTGCTCGGAATCGACGGCGAAAAGAACCTGGTGGTTGTGGGTCCCAGGGAGCGGGCTTTCCGCAGGATGGTCAGGGCGGAGGATACGAACGTCCTTCTTCCGGACCTGCTTGTTCCCGGCGCGGCCCTTTTCGGGAAGACCAGGTCAAGGGGGGAGCCTCAGCCTCTCACCGTTCTGGAATGCGAAGGGGGCGAACTCCTTGTCCGGTTTGCGGAGCCTCATTTCGCCCCGGCTCCCGGGCAGCGGCTCGTGGTGTACGATAAGGACGGACGGGTGACAGGCGGAGGCGTCATCCGCCGCCGGAAGGAGGAAGTAGAATGGACAGCGTGA